A genomic window from Triticum urartu cultivar G1812 chromosome 7, Tu2.1, whole genome shotgun sequence includes:
- the LOC125522188 gene encoding hydroxyproline O-galactosyltransferase HPGT3-like — METLASVMRRDNRRFKPPPSSSAAAASAGRAPLVMAFLACLAWVYVAGRLWQDAQTRAVLSGLLQKSTGNLPKEISVDDKLRDLGCTGIGRKIAEAEMDIAKAKSEGYLWGNGTGGTGTEGSGRKKFLAVIGVYTGFGSRLKRNTFRGSWMPRGDALKTLEEKGVVIRFVIGRSPNRGDSLDRNINEENRKTNDFLILESHEEAAEELPKKVKFFFSAAIEAWDAEFYVKIDDNINLDLAGLIEMLNIRRGSPGLYMGCMKSGAVVSEEEQQWYEPEWWKFGDSRTYFRHAAGSLFILSNNLARYININSASLQSYAHDDISVGSWMMGLNATYVDDDRLCCLSAVQEKVCSFG; from the exons ATGGAGACACTGGCGAGCGTCATGCGGCGGGACAACCGCCGCTTCAAGCCCccgccctcctcctccgccgccgccgcctccgccggcAGGGCACCCCTCGTCATGGCCTTCCTCGCCTGCCTCGCCTGGGTGTACGTCGCCGGCCG GCTATGGCAGGACGCGCAGACCCGGGCGGTCCTCTCCGGCCTCCTGCAGAAGAGCACCGGCAAT CTCCCCAAGGAGATCTCGGTGGACGACAAGCTGAGGGACCTCGGATGCAC TGGGATTGGGAGGAAGATCGCCGAGGCGGAGATGGACATTGCCAAGGCGAAGAGCGAGGGCTACTTGTGGGGGAACGGGACTGGTGGTACTGGTACTGAGGGTTCCGGCAGGAAGAAGTTCCTTGCGGTCATTGGAGTTTACACTGGCTTTGGCTCCCGGCTCAAGAGGAACACCTTCCGTGGCTCCTGGATGCCCAGAG GTGATGCTTTAAAGACGCTTGAGGAAAAGGGTGTGGTTATTCGTTTTGTTATTGGCCGAAG TCCTAATCGAGGTGATAGCTTGGACCGTAATATTAATGAAGAGAACAGAAAGACAAACGATTTCTTGATTCTG GAAAGTCACGAGGAGGCTGCAGAGGAATTACCTAAAAAAGTTAAGTTTTTCTTCAGTGCAGCAATAGAAGCTTGGGATGCAGAGTTCTACGTCAAGATTGACGATAACATTAATCTTGACTTGG CTGGGTTAATTGAGATGCTTAACATCCGTCGAGGTAGCCCTGGGTTGTACATGGGCTGCATGAAATCAGGAGCTGTCGTTAGTGAAGA GGAGCAACAATGGTATGAACCTGAATGGTGGAAATTTGGAGATTCAAGGAC GTATTTTCGCCATGCTGCTGGTTCTTTATTTATCCTCTCAAACAATTTGGCTCGCTACATCAACATAAACAG TGCATCGCTGCAGAGCTATGCGCATGATGACATATCAGTTGGTTCATGGATGATGGGGCTTAATGCCACCTACGTTGATGACGACCGTCTTTGTTGCCTCAGTGCAGTACAAG AGAAAGTATGTTCGTTTGGATGA
- the LOC125520505 gene encoding flavonol synthase/flavanone 3-hydroxylase-like — MVHQAQDLLVQEVAADGELPSRYVLKEQQGRPAAATERAALSIPTVDVSRLASADPSEADKLRSALGSWGLFAVTGHGMTDPFLDAILGAARGFFHLPTEAKQEYSNVVDADDGGRKFQPEGYGVDRVDTDEQVLDWCDRLYLQIRPDDARQLRFWPTHPPDLAELLKEFSVEGEKVAKLVVTAMARCLGFEDGFFVDKVGERMPSYARFTYYPPCPRPDLVHGLKPHTDNSVVTVLLLDEQVGGLQVLKDGSWVDVPVLGDGRHQLLVVVGDEMEIMSNAAFRAPVHRVMAPGEEAGRVSLAVFYQPELDKVLEPSPELVDGDRPAMYKRLQAKVFADGFWDAFALGERTIDFLKVKVDAADPPAAAVSGA, encoded by the coding sequence ATGGTGCATCAAGCTCAGGACCTGCTCGTGCAGGAGGTGGCCGCCGACGGGGAGCTGCCGAGCCGCTATGTGCTCAAGGAGCAGCAGGGCCGCCCGGCCGCGGCCACAGAGCGTGCCGCTCTGTCCATCCCCACCGTTGACGTGAGCCGCCTGGCGAGCGCCGACCCCAGCGAGGCCGACAAGCTCCGGTCGGCGCTCGGCTCCTGGGGCCTCTTCGCGGTGACCGGCCACGGCATGACGGACCCGTTCCTCGACGCGATCCTCGGCGCCGCGCGGGGGTTCTTCCACCTGCCGACGGAGGCGAAGCAGGAGTACAGCAACGTGgtcgacgccgacgacggcggccGCAAGTTCCAGCCCGAGGGCTACGGCGTCGACCGCGTCGACACCGACGAGCAGGTCCTCGACTGGTGCGACCGGCTCTACCTCCAGATCCGGCCGGACGACGCGCGGCAGCTCCGCTTCTGGCCGACCCACCCGCCGGACCTCGCCGAGCTCCTCAAAGAGTTCAGCGTCGAGGGCGAGAAGGTGGCCAAGCTCGTCGTCACGGCCATGGCGAGGTGCCTGGGCTTCGAGGATGGGTTCTTCGTGGACAAGGTCGGCGAGCGGATGCCGTCGTACGCGCGGTTCACCTACTACCCGCCCTGCCCGCGCCCGGACCTTGTGCACGGGCTCAAGCCCCACACCGACAACTCCGTGGTCACCGTGCTCCTCCTCGACGAGCAGGTCGGCGGCCTCCAGGTTCTGAAGGACGGCAGCTGGGTCGACGTGCCCGTGCTGGGCGACGGCCGACACCAGCTGCTGGTCGTGGTCGGCGACGAGATGGAGATCATGAGCAACGCGGCGTTCAGGGCGCCGGTACACCGGGTGATGGCGCCGGGGGAGGAGGCGGGGCGGGTGTCGCTGGCGGTGTTCTACCAGCCGGAGCTGGACAAGGTGCTCGAGCCGTCGCCCGAGCTGGTCGACGGGGACCGGCCGGCGATGTACAAAAGGCTGCAGGCCAAGGTCTTCGCCGACGGCTTCTGGGACGCGTTCGCGCTCGGGGAACGCACCATCGACTTCCTCAAGGTCAAGGTCGACGCCGCCGATCCGCCGGCGGCGGCCGTTTCGGGCGCTTGA